A region from the Falco rusticolus isolate bFalRus1 chromosome 4, bFalRus1.pri, whole genome shotgun sequence genome encodes:
- the PPM1M gene encoding protein phosphatase 1M isoform X2, which translates to MSAEWLRRWRRGGPAERPGGTQGGPGPGPPPTALRYRRPKFLRGVEESPRGGRAVRGTGPERPLPWGAGYAEVINAEKSEFNEDQAACCQISIRRREPGLEEDEEWLILCSTQFLTGYYWALFDGHGGPEAAIIASNYLHYCIKQKLEEVVGGITEVQPPMHLSGRCVCDSDPQFVEEKHIHAEDLVVGALENAFQECDEVIGQEMEATNQTGGCTALAALYFQGKLYVANAGDSRAILVLKDSIVPMSCEFTPETERQRLQHLAFLFPKLLDSEFTRFEFPRRLKGDDVGQKVLYRDYFMEGWGYKMVEKADLKYPLVHGHGKQARLLGTLAVSRGLGDHQLKVIDTNVEVKPFLSCIPKVNVFDFALHDIKEDDVLIMATDGLWDVLCNKEVAHMVRTFLAENRTDPHSGGKVSKQVSNCMIFRIGQVLGMQSKGKGERPPVDAG; encoded by the exons aTGTCCGCCGAGTGGCTGCggcgctggcggcggggcggccccgccgagCGGCCGGGCGGCACGCAGGGGGGGCCtggcccgggcccgccgcccaCCGCCCTCCGCTACCGCCGGCCCAAGTTCCTGCGCGGCGTCGAGGAGAgcccgcggggcgggcgggccgtGCGGGGCACCGGGCCCGAGCGGCCGCTGCCCTGGGGCGCGGGCTACGCCGA GGTTATCAACGCCGAGAAGTCAGAGTTCAATGAGGACCAGGCAGCCTGCTGTCAGATCTCCATCCGGAGGAGAGAGCCAGGCCTGGAGGAGGACGAGGAATGGCTGATCCTGTGCTCCACGCAG TTTCTGACTGGTTACTACTGGGCCCTGTTTGACGGCCATGGTGGCCCAGAAGCTGCCATCATCGCCTCCAACTATTTGCACTACTGCATTaagcagaagctggaggaggTTGTGGGAGGCATCACAGAGGTCCAGCCCCCCATGCATCTCAGTGGACGCTGCGTTTGCGACAGTGACCCCCAGTTCGTGGAGGAGAAGCACATCCATGCAGAAGACCTGGTGGTGGGAGCCCTGGAAAACGCCTTCCAGGAATGT GATGAAGTCATCGGCCAGGAGATGGAAGCTACAAATCAGACAGGAGGCTGCACTGCTCTGGCTGCCCTTTATTTCCAGGGAAAGCTGTATGTGGCTAatgctggggacagcag GGCAATTCTCGTTCTGAAGGACAGCATCGTGCCCATGAGCTGCGAGTTCACACCTGAGACCGAGAGGCAGCGACTGCAGCACTTG gcttttcttttccccaagcTCCTGGACAGCGAGTTCACACGCTTTGAGTTTCCACGGAGGTTAAAGGGAGATGATGTGGGCCAGAAAGTCCTGTACCGGGATTACTTCATGGAGGGCTG GGGATACAAGATGGTGGAGAAAGCTGACCTCAAGTACCCTCTTGTCCATGGTCACGGGAAGCAG GCTCGCTTGCTGGGGACTCTGGCTGTCTCTCGAGGTCTGGGGGATCATCAGCTGAAAGTCATCGATACCAACGTTGAAGTCAAACCTTTCCTCTCCTGCATTCCCAAG GTGAATGTGTTTGACTTTGCTCTGCATGACATTAAGGAAGACGACGTCCTCATCATGGCAACTGATGGCCTTTGGGATGTTCTGTGCAATAAAGAGGTGGCCCATATGGTCAGGACCTTCCTTGCAGAAAACAGGACAGATCCTCACAG TGGGGGGAAAGTGAGCAAGCAAGTGAGCAACTGCATG ATTTTCAGAATTGGCCAAGTGCTTGGTATGCAGAgcaaggggaaaggagagaggccACCAGTGGATGCTGGATGA
- the PPM1M gene encoding protein phosphatase 1M isoform X1 has translation MSAEWLRRWRRGGPAERPGGTQGGPGPGPPPTALRYRRPKFLRGVEESPRGGRAVRGTGPERPLPWGAGYAEVINAEKSEFNEDQAACCQISIRRREPGLEEDEEWLILCSTQFLTGYYWALFDGHGGPEAAIIASNYLHYCIKQKLEEVVGGITEVQPPMHLSGRCVCDSDPQFVEEKHIHAEDLVVGALENAFQECDEVIGQEMEATNQTGGCTALAALYFQGKLYVANAGDSRAILVLKDSIVPMSCEFTPETERQRLQHLAFLFPKLLDSEFTRFEFPRRLKGDDVGQKVLYRDYFMEGWGYKMVEKADLKYPLVHGHGKQARLLGTLAVSRGLGDHQLKVIDTNVEVKPFLSCIPKVNVFDFALHDIKEDDVLIMATDGLWDVLCNKEVAHMVRTFLAENRTDPHRFSELAKCLVCRARGKERGHQWMLDDSHEASYDDISVFVIPLHNRNED, from the exons aTGTCCGCCGAGTGGCTGCggcgctggcggcggggcggccccgccgagCGGCCGGGCGGCACGCAGGGGGGGCCtggcccgggcccgccgcccaCCGCCCTCCGCTACCGCCGGCCCAAGTTCCTGCGCGGCGTCGAGGAGAgcccgcggggcgggcgggccgtGCGGGGCACCGGGCCCGAGCGGCCGCTGCCCTGGGGCGCGGGCTACGCCGA GGTTATCAACGCCGAGAAGTCAGAGTTCAATGAGGACCAGGCAGCCTGCTGTCAGATCTCCATCCGGAGGAGAGAGCCAGGCCTGGAGGAGGACGAGGAATGGCTGATCCTGTGCTCCACGCAG TTTCTGACTGGTTACTACTGGGCCCTGTTTGACGGCCATGGTGGCCCAGAAGCTGCCATCATCGCCTCCAACTATTTGCACTACTGCATTaagcagaagctggaggaggTTGTGGGAGGCATCACAGAGGTCCAGCCCCCCATGCATCTCAGTGGACGCTGCGTTTGCGACAGTGACCCCCAGTTCGTGGAGGAGAAGCACATCCATGCAGAAGACCTGGTGGTGGGAGCCCTGGAAAACGCCTTCCAGGAATGT GATGAAGTCATCGGCCAGGAGATGGAAGCTACAAATCAGACAGGAGGCTGCACTGCTCTGGCTGCCCTTTATTTCCAGGGAAAGCTGTATGTGGCTAatgctggggacagcag GGCAATTCTCGTTCTGAAGGACAGCATCGTGCCCATGAGCTGCGAGTTCACACCTGAGACCGAGAGGCAGCGACTGCAGCACTTG gcttttcttttccccaagcTCCTGGACAGCGAGTTCACACGCTTTGAGTTTCCACGGAGGTTAAAGGGAGATGATGTGGGCCAGAAAGTCCTGTACCGGGATTACTTCATGGAGGGCTG GGGATACAAGATGGTGGAGAAAGCTGACCTCAAGTACCCTCTTGTCCATGGTCACGGGAAGCAG GCTCGCTTGCTGGGGACTCTGGCTGTCTCTCGAGGTCTGGGGGATCATCAGCTGAAAGTCATCGATACCAACGTTGAAGTCAAACCTTTCCTCTCCTGCATTCCCAAG GTGAATGTGTTTGACTTTGCTCTGCATGACATTAAGGAAGACGACGTCCTCATCATGGCAACTGATGGCCTTTGGGATGTTCTGTGCAATAAAGAGGTGGCCCATATGGTCAGGACCTTCCTTGCAGAAAACAGGACAGATCCTCACAG ATTTTCAGAATTGGCCAAGTGCTTGGTATGCAGAgcaaggggaaaggagagaggccACCAGTGGATGCTGGATGACAGCCACGAGGCATCCTACGATGACATCTCTGTATTTGTCATCCCATTACACAACAGGAATGAGGACTGA
- the WDR82 gene encoding WD repeat-containing protein 82, whose translation MKLTDNVLRSFRVAKVFRENSDKINCFDFSPNGETVISSSDDDSIVLYDCQEGKPKRTLYSKKYGVDLIRYTHAANTVVYSSNKIDDTIRYLSLHDNKYIRYFPGHTKRVVALSMSPVDDTFISGSLDKTIRLWDLRSPNCQGLMHLQGKPVCSFDPEGLIFAAGVNSEMVKLYDLRSFDKGPFATFKMQYDRTCEWTGLKFSNDGKLILISTNGGFIRLIDAFKGAVLHTFGGYNNSKAVTLEASFTPDSQFIMIGSEDGKIHVWNGESGMKVAVLDGKHTGPITCLQFNPKFMTFASACSNMAFWLPTIDD comes from the exons ATGAAGCTGACGGACAACGTGCTGCGGAGCTTCCGCGTGGCTAAAGTCTTCCGCGAGAACTCGGACAAGATCAACTGCTTCGACTTCAGCCCCAACGGCGAGACCGTCATCTCCAGCAGTGACGACGACTCCATCGTTCTCTATGACTGCCAGGAGGGCAA ACCAAAGAGAACACTGTACAGTAAGAAGTATGGAGTGGACCTCATCAGGTACACACATGCTGCCAACACTGTCGTGTACAGCTCCAACAAAATAGATG ataCAATCAGATACCTCTCCCTGCATGACAACAAATACATTCGGTATTTCCCGGGACATACAAAAAG AGTGGTTGCTCTTTCAATGTCTCCAGTGGATGatacttttatttctggatCCCTTGATAAGACTATTCGACTTTGGGATCTCCGCTCTCCAAATTGCCAG GGTTTAATGCATCTCCAGGGGAAGCCTGTGTGTTCTTTTGACCCAGAAGGGTTGATTTTTGCGGCTGGAGTAAATTCTGAAATGGTGAAGCTTTATGATCTCCGTTCTTTTGACAAG ggGCCATTTGCTACATTTAAGATGCAGTATGATCGAACATGTGAGTGGACAGGCCTGAAGTTCAGTAACGATGGCAAACTCATCCTCATATCAACTAATGGAGGATTCATTCGACTCATTGATGCCTTTAAAGGAGCTGTCCTTCATACATTTGGG GGTTATAACAATAGTAAGGCTGTCACGCTGGAGGCATCATTCACACCAGACTCTCAGTTCATCATGATAG GTTCGGAGGATGGGAAGATTCATGTTTGGAATGGGGAAAGTGGGATGAAGGTGGCTGTGCTGGATGGGAAACACACAGGTCCTATAACCTGTCTGCAGTTCAATCCAAAATTCATGACGTTTGCTAGTGCATGTTCCAATATG GCCTTTTGGTTGCCAACTATCGACGACTAA